A genome region from Halorussus pelagicus includes the following:
- the hemA gene encoding glutamyl-tRNA reductase, with the protein MSATSGVVSGIRISHDRASLDDVESAYHADETAILERIADVPGVHEAFVLQTCNRFETYVVTDSEATGRAVLAEFAPDVGDHSMVEMSHEESLRHLLRVAAGLESLVLGEDQILGQVRDAYESAREVGTLGPMLDDAVTKAIHVGERARTETAINDGAVSVGSAAVKLLDERTDLDDATALVVGAGEMGTIAAHALADAPVGTLYVANRSLDSATELTDAVAHEDARALALDGLPSGLDAADVVVSATGSEGHVLDAEDLRDSGETVVVDIAQPRDVSPAVDAINGVTLHGMASLESVTDATERRRRTAAESVEAMIDREFEHLLESYKRKRADEVISAMYESAERIKEREVSEALSKLDAHGDISEEQQEVIGAMADALISQLLAPPTKSLRDAAADDDWTTINTALRLFDPDFGDEREGEPPEFVREMAGEIPDEMAERMPDDVRATMAGDDD; encoded by the coding sequence GTGAGTGCGACGAGCGGCGTCGTCTCCGGGATTCGAATCAGCCACGACCGCGCGAGTCTCGACGACGTGGAGTCAGCCTACCACGCCGACGAGACCGCGATTCTCGAACGAATCGCCGACGTGCCGGGCGTTCACGAGGCGTTCGTCCTCCAGACGTGCAACCGGTTCGAGACCTACGTCGTGACGGACAGCGAGGCGACCGGACGGGCCGTGCTGGCGGAGTTCGCGCCCGACGTAGGCGACCACTCGATGGTGGAGATGAGCCACGAAGAGAGCCTTCGCCACCTCCTGCGGGTCGCGGCCGGACTCGAATCGCTCGTCCTCGGTGAGGACCAGATTCTCGGGCAGGTCCGAGACGCCTACGAATCTGCCCGCGAGGTCGGCACGCTCGGCCCGATGCTCGACGACGCGGTGACGAAGGCCATCCACGTCGGCGAGCGCGCCCGGACCGAGACCGCCATCAACGACGGTGCGGTTTCGGTCGGGAGCGCCGCCGTGAAGCTACTGGACGAACGGACCGACCTCGACGACGCGACGGCGCTGGTCGTCGGCGCGGGCGAGATGGGCACCATCGCGGCCCACGCGCTCGCCGACGCCCCGGTCGGAACGCTGTACGTCGCAAATCGGTCGCTCGACAGCGCGACCGAACTCACCGACGCGGTGGCTCACGAGGACGCCCGTGCGCTCGCGCTCGACGGACTTCCCTCGGGTCTCGACGCGGCCGACGTGGTGGTCTCGGCGACGGGGAGCGAGGGCCACGTCCTCGACGCCGAGGACCTGCGCGATTCCGGCGAGACGGTCGTCGTTGACATCGCCCAACCGCGAGACGTTTCGCCCGCCGTGGACGCTATCAACGGCGTGACTCTCCACGGCATGGCGTCGCTGGAGTCGGTGACCGACGCGACCGAGCGCCGACGCCGGACGGCCGCCGAGTCGGTCGAGGCGATGATCGACCGAGAGTTCGAGCATCTGCTGGAGAGCTACAAGCGCAAGCGCGCCGACGAGGTCATCTCGGCGATGTACGAGAGCGCCGAGCGCATCAAGGAGCGCGAAGTCTCCGAAGCCCTCTCGAAACTCGACGCTCACGGCGACATCTCGGAAGAGCAACAGGAAGTCATCGGCGCGATGGCCGACGCGCTCATCTCCCAACTGCTCGCGCCGCCGACCAAGAGCCTGCGCGACGCCGCGGCCGACGACGACTGGACGACTATCAACACGGCGCTCCGGCTATTCGACCCTGACTTCGGCGACGAACGCGAGGGCGAACCGCCGGAGTTCGTCCGCGAGATGGCTGGCGAGATTCCCGACGAGATGGCCGAACGGATGCCCGACGACGTGCGGGCGACGATGGCGGGCGACGACGACTGA